The proteins below come from a single Thermopolyspora flexuosa genomic window:
- a CDS encoding TetR/AcrR family transcriptional regulator translates to MPEQRRPVRRQARGLKRMEAILDAAEQVIEEVGYADATTNAIAARAGISPGSLYQFFRNKEEILDGLLERFTTGRKRFWDTYFTPETERLPLPELVDKVIDAAVGFKRAHPAYWSLLYGSAIADRLAEASARLHADLAGLFAEVLGRRAPHLPAQRRLAIAGMVLATVTAVMPRIVEADPARAGELTAELKAMLTAYLTAALAPGR, encoded by the coding sequence ATGCCCGAGCAGCGGCGGCCGGTGCGGCGGCAGGCCCGCGGGCTGAAACGCATGGAGGCGATCCTGGACGCGGCCGAGCAGGTGATCGAGGAGGTCGGGTACGCCGACGCCACGACGAACGCGATCGCCGCCCGGGCCGGGATCTCACCGGGGTCGCTCTACCAGTTCTTCCGCAACAAGGAGGAGATCCTCGACGGCCTGCTCGAGCGCTTCACCACCGGCCGCAAGCGGTTCTGGGACACCTACTTCACCCCGGAGACCGAGCGGCTGCCCCTGCCCGAGCTGGTCGACAAGGTGATCGACGCCGCCGTCGGGTTCAAGCGCGCCCACCCGGCCTACTGGTCCCTGCTGTACGGCTCGGCGATCGCCGACCGCCTGGCCGAGGCGTCGGCGCGGCTGCACGCCGACCTCGCCGGGCTGTTCGCCGAGGTGCTCGGCCGGCGCGCCCCGCACCTGCCCGCACAGCGCCGCCTCGCGATCGCCGGCATGGTGCTCGCCACGGTGACCGCGGTGATGCCGCGCATCGTCGAGGCCGACCCCGCCCGCGCCGGCGAGCTCACCGCCGAGCTGAAGGCCATGCTCACCGCCTACCTCACCGCGGCCCTGGCGCCCGGGCGGTGA
- a CDS encoding alkaline phosphatase PhoX: protein MSRSSSARPGALAAPPGGRRATASAIRHTAADGPLWRAVLAAARPHSRNGPYGPLRAPDENGIAVPEGFTVRVIARSGYKTAGVVWHSAPDGGACFPDGDEWIYVSNSETSLLGGVTAIRFAPDGTARGAYRILSGTSFNGVGCATPWHTWLSGEAIPGGRIFECDPYGTAAAMPRLSMGRLTHSSLACDPDRRVVYLTEDEPDGCFYRFVPDEWGDLTSGTLEVLVTAPAGAGPIVWRRVPNPAGLIEPVRSQVPGARRFERPAGCHFADGVCRFVTADGLVWSYDAVHHRLEATSDAASLIPALVGDTGELFVAGDGMTIDVLTADGTAAPFLRVTGHDSSAITGLAFSPDGRHLYFSSQRGAAGPASGTGGVTYAVSGPFGRIGRG, encoded by the coding sequence ATGTCCCGCAGCAGTTCAGCCCGGCCGGGGGCGCTCGCTGCGCCGCCCGGCGGGAGACGCGCGACCGCCTCCGCCATCCGGCACACCGCGGCCGATGGCCCGCTGTGGCGAGCGGTGCTCGCCGCCGCCCGCCCGCACTCCCGCAACGGCCCCTACGGCCCGCTGCGCGCCCCCGACGAGAACGGCATCGCCGTACCCGAGGGGTTCACCGTACGGGTGATCGCGCGCTCGGGGTACAAGACCGCGGGCGTGGTGTGGCATTCGGCGCCCGACGGCGGCGCCTGCTTCCCCGACGGCGACGAGTGGATCTACGTCTCCAACTCGGAGACCTCGCTGCTCGGCGGGGTCACCGCGATCCGCTTCGCGCCCGACGGGACGGCGCGCGGCGCCTACCGCATCCTCTCCGGCACCAGCTTCAACGGCGTGGGCTGCGCCACGCCCTGGCACACCTGGTTGTCCGGCGAGGCGATCCCCGGCGGCCGGATCTTCGAATGCGACCCGTACGGCACGGCGGCGGCGATGCCCCGCCTGTCCATGGGGCGGCTCACCCACTCGAGCCTGGCGTGCGACCCGGACCGCCGGGTCGTGTACCTCACCGAGGACGAGCCGGACGGCTGCTTCTACCGGTTCGTCCCTGACGAGTGGGGCGACCTGACCTCCGGGACGCTGGAGGTCCTCGTCACCGCCCCCGCCGGGGCCGGGCCGATCGTCTGGCGGCGGGTGCCCAACCCGGCCGGCCTGATCGAACCGGTGCGCAGCCAGGTGCCCGGCGCCCGGCGGTTCGAGCGCCCCGCCGGCTGCCACTTCGCGGACGGCGTGTGCCGGTTCGTCACCGCCGACGGGCTGGTGTGGTCGTACGACGCGGTGCACCACCGCCTCGAGGCCACCTCCGACGCCGCGTCGCTCATCCCGGCCCTGGTCGGCGACACGGGTGAGCTGTTCGTGGCGGGCGACGGCATGACCATCGACGTGCTGACCGCCGACGGCACCGCCGCGCCGTTCCTCCGGGTCACCGGCCACGACTCCTCGGCCATCACCGGCCTGGCGTTCTCGCCGGACGGCCGGCACCTCTACTTCTCCTCGCAGCGCGGGGCCGCGGGGCCGGCGTCCGGCACCGGCGGCGTCACCTACGCGGTGAGCGGCCCGTTCGGGCGCATCGGCCGCGGCTGA
- a CDS encoding Dps family protein: MSAITSPLNDSDRKIVGECLQGALIDLIDLSLLAKQAHWNLVGRNFRSLHLQLDEIVDVARKHTDRVAERAIAIGVNPDGRCGTVARETQLKQLNAGYLQDTQVVEAFTDILEGCVRRMRERVDRTEQPDPVTQDLLIEAAQDLEQQHWMMQAQR, translated from the coding sequence CCTCAACGACAGCGACCGCAAGATAGTCGGCGAATGCCTGCAGGGTGCGCTGATCGATCTCATCGACCTGTCGCTGCTCGCCAAGCAGGCGCACTGGAACCTCGTGGGCCGCAACTTCCGCTCGCTCCACCTCCAGCTCGACGAGATCGTCGACGTGGCGCGCAAGCACACCGACCGGGTGGCCGAGCGGGCGATCGCCATCGGCGTGAACCCGGACGGCCGCTGCGGCACCGTTGCCCGCGAGACCCAGCTCAAGCAGCTCAACGCCGGTTACCTCCAGGACACGCAGGTCGTCGAGGCGTTCACCGACATCCTCGAGGGCTGCGTACGGCGCATGCGCGAGCGCGTGGACCGGACCGAGCAGCCCGACCCGGTCACCCAGGACCTGCTCATCGAGGCCGCCCAGGACCTCGAGCAGCAGCACTGGATGATGCAGGCCCAGCGCTGA